The Streptomyces sp. NBC_01255 genome window below encodes:
- a CDS encoding DUF7144 family membrane protein: MSQNTAPRKPSTSSAWATGGTLFAGVLMLVTGFMDVFQGIAGIAEDDVYTRVGDYVFKFNLTTWGWIHLILGIILAIAGYGILKGAEWGRVAGIALASLNVLFQFLFLPYQPWWALFSMAISIFVIWALATDEAYGTTEKF, encoded by the coding sequence ATGAGCCAGAACACCGCACCCCGCAAGCCGAGCACCTCGAGTGCCTGGGCCACCGGCGGCACCCTCTTCGCCGGTGTCCTCATGCTGGTCACCGGATTCATGGACGTCTTCCAGGGCATCGCAGGGATCGCCGAGGACGACGTCTACACCCGGGTCGGCGACTACGTCTTCAAGTTCAACCTCACCACCTGGGGCTGGATCCACCTGATCCTCGGCATCATCCTCGCGATCGCCGGCTACGGGATCCTCAAGGGCGCCGAGTGGGGCCGGGTCGCCGGTATCGCGCTGGCCTCCCTCAACGTCCTCTTCCAGTTCCTCTTCCTGCCGTACCAGCCGTGGTGGGCGCTGTTCTCCATGGCCATCTCGATCTTCGTGATCTGGGCACTGGCCACGGACGAGGCCTACGGCACGACCGAGAAGTTCTGA
- a CDS encoding alpha/beta fold hydrolase, whose product MRFTDNLATRLYFEDRGSGPALLLVHGHPFDHTMWQPQIDRFSLTHRVIAPDLRGYGITPPGATGDLTGLTGLGDFAEDLVDLLDHLDIEECVVAGLSMGGQIAMELHRRHPERVRGLVLADTFPAAETDEGKAARNAMADRLLAGGADAMREYADEVLDRMVAPYNTHAAPHVHRMMCATDPAGAAAALRGRAERPDYRESLTTVAVPALVVVGRDDTYTPVADAEEMHALLPHSTLAVIERAAHLPNLERPEEFDSALDSYLRSLVRPS is encoded by the coding sequence ATGCGCTTCACCGACAACCTCGCCACCCGCCTCTACTTCGAGGACCGCGGCAGCGGCCCCGCGCTCCTCCTCGTCCACGGCCACCCCTTCGACCACACCATGTGGCAGCCCCAGATCGACCGTTTCTCCCTCACGCACCGGGTGATCGCCCCCGACCTGCGCGGCTACGGCATCACCCCGCCCGGCGCGACGGGCGACCTCACCGGACTCACCGGCCTCGGCGACTTCGCCGAGGACCTCGTCGACCTCCTCGACCACCTGGACATCGAGGAGTGCGTCGTCGCGGGCCTCTCCATGGGCGGCCAGATCGCCATGGAGCTCCACCGCCGCCACCCGGAGCGCGTCCGCGGCCTCGTCCTCGCCGACACGTTCCCGGCCGCCGAGACCGACGAGGGCAAGGCCGCCCGGAACGCCATGGCCGACCGGCTGCTCGCCGGCGGCGCCGACGCCATGCGGGAGTACGCCGACGAGGTCCTGGACCGGATGGTCGCCCCGTACAACACCCATGCCGCGCCGCACGTGCACCGCATGATGTGCGCGACCGACCCCGCCGGCGCCGCCGCCGCGCTGCGCGGCCGGGCCGAGCGGCCCGACTACCGCGAGTCGCTCACCACCGTCGCCGTGCCCGCGCTCGTCGTGGTCGGCCGGGACGACACGTACACACCGGTCGCGGACGCGGAGGAGATGCACGCGCTGCTGCCCCACTCCACGCTCGCCGTCATCGAACGGGCCGCGCACCTGCCCAACCTGGAACGGCCCGAGGAGTTCGACTCCGCACTCGACTCCTACCTTCGCTCACTCGTTCGGCCCAGCTGA
- a CDS encoding aminotransferase-like domain-containing protein, with product MEEYRRIADRVEAAVRDGRLGPGDRLPPQRVFARRHRIANSTAIRVYGELARRGLVVGEVGRGTFVRAAPPLPGSALAEATGAAPVDLQLNYPVAEGQSELMARALAALARPDVLAEAVSGPAAATGTPHAREAAVSVLARPGWAPDPENVLFAGNSRQAIAAALSALVPPGGRLGVEALTYPLVKAVAERLGIRLVPLALDEDGIRPEALAAVHRATPLAALYVQPTLHNPLSTTMGATRRAELAELLRLLDLTAVEDTTWAFLVPDGIADGIAGGIAGASAPPPLAAFAPDRVLLVDSLSKRLAPGLTVGYLAVPGRLRAAVAEALRSGAWTAGGLALAAATRWAADGTVAEAVAAKRADTEARHALVRRHLGGHAVRTSPHAYYCWWELPAPWRAETFAAAAAERAGVAVTPGSAFAVGPGTAPDAIRVGLASPPRAVLDAALARLAALAAEAP from the coding sequence GTGGAGGAGTACCGGAGGATCGCGGACCGGGTCGAGGCTGCCGTACGGGACGGGCGGCTGGGTCCCGGCGACCGGCTGCCGCCGCAGCGGGTCTTCGCCCGCCGCCACCGGATCGCGAACTCGACGGCCATCCGCGTCTACGGGGAGCTGGCCCGCCGCGGCCTGGTCGTCGGCGAGGTCGGGCGCGGCACCTTCGTCCGGGCCGCGCCGCCGCTGCCCGGGTCCGCGCTCGCCGAGGCGACCGGGGCGGCGCCCGTCGACCTCCAGCTCAACTACCCCGTCGCGGAAGGCCAGTCGGAGCTGATGGCCCGCGCGCTCGCGGCGCTCGCCCGGCCCGACGTCCTGGCCGAGGCCGTCTCGGGCCCGGCCGCCGCGACCGGCACCCCGCATGCCCGGGAGGCGGCGGTGTCCGTCCTCGCCCGGCCCGGCTGGGCGCCGGACCCGGAGAACGTCCTCTTCGCGGGGAACAGCCGCCAGGCCATCGCCGCCGCGCTCTCCGCGCTCGTCCCGCCCGGCGGCCGGCTGGGCGTCGAGGCGCTCACGTATCCGCTGGTCAAGGCGGTGGCCGAACGGCTCGGCATCCGGCTGGTGCCGCTCGCCCTCGACGAGGACGGGATACGGCCGGAGGCGCTCGCGGCGGTGCACCGGGCGACCCCGCTGGCCGCGCTCTACGTCCAGCCGACCCTGCACAACCCGCTCTCCACGACCATGGGCGCGACCCGGCGGGCCGAACTGGCCGAGCTGCTGCGCCTCCTGGATCTGACGGCGGTCGAGGACACGACCTGGGCCTTTCTCGTACCGGACGGGATCGCGGACGGGATCGCGGGCGGGATCGCGGGCGCGAGTGCGCCCCCGCCGCTCGCCGCCTTCGCCCCTGACCGGGTCCTCCTCGTGGACAGCCTCTCCAAGCGGCTCGCCCCCGGTCTGACCGTCGGCTACCTCGCCGTGCCCGGGCGGCTGCGGGCGGCGGTGGCGGAGGCGCTGCGGTCCGGTGCCTGGACGGCGGGCGGGCTCGCGCTCGCGGCCGCCACCCGCTGGGCCGCGGACGGCACGGTCGCCGAGGCCGTCGCCGCCAAGCGCGCGGACACGGAGGCCCGGCACGCCCTGGTCCGGCGCCATCTCGGAGGTCACGCCGTACGGACCTCCCCGCACGCCTACTACTGCTGGTGGGAGCTGCCCGCGCCCTGGCGCGCGGAGACCTTCGCGGCGGCGGCGGCCGAGCGCGCGGGCGTGGCGGTCACCCCGGGAAGCGCCTTCGCGGTCGGCCCGGGCACGGCCCCGGACGCGATCCGGGTGGGGCTCGCGTCGCCGCCCCGCGCGGTACTGGACGCGGCACTGGCCCGCCTCGCGGCACTGGCCGCCGAAGCGCCCTGA
- a CDS encoding RrF2 family transcriptional regulator — MSEGVEWALHSCLNLAWIGSERAVTAARLAAYHELPAAYLTKQLQALARAGIVTSVSGPKGGFRLARGLDRITLMDVVAAVEGPEEAFRCTEIRQQGPGAGPSGSYAAECAIAGAMGRAELAWRRELMAQTLDDVRERAELQAPAAPDRIRHWFANV; from the coding sequence ATGAGCGAAGGCGTGGAATGGGCACTGCACAGCTGCCTGAACCTGGCCTGGATCGGGTCGGAGCGGGCGGTCACCGCCGCGCGCCTCGCGGCCTATCACGAGCTGCCCGCCGCCTACCTCACCAAGCAGCTCCAGGCGCTCGCCAGGGCCGGGATCGTCACCTCGGTCTCCGGGCCGAAGGGCGGCTTCCGGCTGGCTCGCGGCCTGGACCGGATCACGCTCATGGATGTCGTCGCCGCCGTCGAAGGCCCTGAGGAGGCCTTCCGCTGCACCGAGATCCGGCAGCAGGGTCCGGGGGCGGGGCCGTCCGGGTCGTACGCCGCCGAGTGCGCCATCGCCGGCGCCATGGGGCGGGCCGAACTGGCCTGGCGGCGCGAGCTCATGGCCCAGACCCTGGACGACGTCCGGGAGCGGGCGGAGCTCCAGGCGCCGGCCGCGCCCGACCGGATCCGTCACTGGTTCGCCAACGTCTGA